A genomic window from Phocoena sinus isolate mPhoSin1 chromosome 20, mPhoSin1.pri, whole genome shotgun sequence includes:
- the PFAS gene encoding phosphoribosylformylglycinamidine synthase translates to MSSVLHFYVRPSGHERAASEYTQRKLQGELPELQGVKTELCYNVNWTAESSPSAEEMKKLTWLFGCPLLLDDVAQVSWLLPGPTDLLLEVGPRLNFSTPTSSNIVSVCQAAGLGAVDRVEPTRRYLLSFAHPPSAELEAVALATLHDRMMEQHFPCPIQSFSLGCTPAPLGGPIDILAEGRSALEKANQELGLALDSWDLDFYTKRFQELQRNPSTVEAFDLAQSNSEHSRHWFFKGRLHVDGQELAHSLFESIMSTQASSHPNNVLKFCDNSSAIQGKEVQFLRPEDPSRPSCFRQRQGLRHVVFTAETHNFPTGVAPFSGATTGTGGRIRDVQCTGRGAHVVAGTAGYCFGNLHIPGYSMPWEDPSFQYPGNFARPLEIAIEASNGASDYGNKFGEPVLAGFARSLGLQLPDGQRREWIKPIMFSGGIGSMEAEHVSKEPPEPGMDVVKVGGPVYRIGVGGGAASSVQVQGDNASDLDFGAVQRGDPEMEQKMNRVIRACVEAPGGNPICSLHDQGAGGNGNVLKELSDPAGAIIYTSRFQLGDPTLNALEIWGAEYQESNALLLRLPDRDFLSRVSARERCPVCFVGTITGDRRIVLVDDRECPMGRDGQGDAPPTPPPTPVDLDLDWVLGKMPRKEFFLQRSLPVLRPLALPPGLSVRQALARVLRLPAVASKRYLTSKVDRSVGGLVAQQQCVGPLQTPLADVAVVALSHQELVGAATALGEQPVKSLLDPKVAARLAVAEALTNLVFALVTDLRDVKCSGNWMWAAKLPGEGAALADACGAVAAVMAALGVAVDGGKDSLSMAARVGAETVRAPGSLVISAYAVCPDITATVTPDLKCPGGRGHLLYVPLSPGRHRLGGTALAQCFSQLGEQPPDLDLPENLVRAFGITQGLLKDRLLCSGHDVSDGGLITCLLEMAFAGNCGIEVAVPATGVNALPVLFAEEPGLVLEVQEPDLAQVLTRYREAGLHCLELGRTGSTGPHAMVRVSVNGAVVLEEPVGQLRALWEETSFQLDRLQAEPHCVAQEEGGLRERTGPTYCLPPTFPTASVPHEPGGPAPRVAIFREEGSNGDREMADAFHLAGFEVWDVTMQDLCSGAVRLDTFQGMAFVGGFSYADVLGSAKGWAAAVTFNPQAGAELRRFRQRPDTFSLGVCNGCQLLALLGWVGGSPGDEAAEMGHESWPARPGLLLRHNRSGRFESRWASVRVGPGPALMLRGMEGAVLPVWSAHGEGYMAFSSPELQAQIEARGLAPLHWADDDGNPTEQYPLNPNGSPGGMAGICSPDGRHLALMPHPERSVRPWQWAWRPPPFDTMTTSPWLQLFINARNWTREGGC, encoded by the exons ATGTCCTCAGTCCTTCACTTCTATGTCCGTCCCTCTGGCCACGAGAGGGCAGCCTCTGAATATACTCAAAGGAAGCTGCAAGGGGAACTGCCAGAGCTGCAGGGTGTCAAGACCGAGCTGTGCTACAATGTGAACTGGACAG CTGAGTCCTCCCCGAGCGCCGAGGAGATGAAGAAGCTGACGTGGCTGTTTGGCTGCCCCTTGTTACTGGACGATGTCGCTCAGGTGTCCTGGCTCCTTCCCGGCCCCACTGACCTGCTGCTGGAGGTCGGGCCCAG GCTGAACTTCTCCACGCCAACATCCAGCAACATCGTGTCAGTGTGCCAGGCTGCGGGGCTGGGGGCCGTGGACCGCGTGGAGCCGACCCGGCGCTACCTGCTCTCG TTTGCCCACCCGCCTTCGGCTGAGCTGGAGGCCGTCGCCCTGGCTACCCTGCATGACCGGATGATGGAGCAGCACTTCCCCTGTCCCATCCAGAGCTTCTCCCTGGGGTGCACCCCAGCACCCCTCGGCGGCCCAATTGACATACTGGCCGAGGGCCGGTCTGCCCTGGAGAAAGCCAACCAGGAGCTAG GTCTGGCCCTAGACTCCTGGGACCTGGATTTCTACACCAAGCGCTTCCAGGAGCTGCAGCGGAACCCCAGCACTGTGGAGGCCTTCGACTTGGCTCAGTCCAATAG TGAGCACAGCCGACACTGGTTCTTCAAAGGCCGACTCCACGTGGATGGGCAGGAGCTGGCACACTCGCTGTTTGAGTCCATCATGAGCACCCAGGCATCCTCGCACCCCAACAACGTCCTCAAGTTCTGTGACAACAGCAG TGCAATCCAGGGGAAGGAAGTCCAATTCCTGCGTCCCGAGGACCCCTCACGGCCAAGCTGCTTCCGGCAACGTCAGGGGCTGAGACATGTCGTCTTCACGGCAGAGACCCACAACTTCCCCACGG GAGTAGCCCCCTTCAGCGGTGCGACCACTGGCACAGGGGGCCGGATCCGAGATGTCCAGTGCACAGGCCGCGGGGCCCACGTGGTGGCTGGCACGGCTGGCTATTGCTTTGGAAACCTGCACATCCCAG GTTACAGTATGCCCTGGGAGGATCCAAGCTTCCAGTATCCTGGGAACTTTGCCCGACCCCTGGAGATTGCCATAGAGGCCAGTAATGGGGCTTCTGACTACGGCAACAAGTTTGGAGAACCAGTTCTGGCTG GCTTTGCCCGTTCCTTGGGCCTCCAGCTCCCAGATGGCCAGCGGCGTGAGTGGATCAAGCCCATCATGTTTAGTGGAGGCATTGGGTCCATGGAAGCTGAGCATGTGAGCAAGGAGCCCCCAGAGCCAG GCATGGATGTTGTGAAGGTTGGGGGTCCTGTCTACAGGATTGGAGTCGGGGGCGGAGCTGCTTCGTCCGTGCAG GTGCAGGGAGACAATGCCAGCGACCTGGACTTTGGGGCTGTGCAGCGGGGAGACCCGGAGATGGAACAGAAGATGAACCGTGTGATCCGGGCTTGTGTGGAGGCCCCCGGAGGAAACCCCATCTGCAGCCTTCATGACCAGGGCGCCGGCGGCAACG GCAACGTCCTGAAGGAGCTGAGTGACCCAGCCGGAGCCATCATTTATACCAGCCGCTTCCAG CTCGGGGACCCGACCCTGAATGCCCTGGAAATCTGGGGGGCAGAGTACCAGGAGTCAAATGCACTTCTGCTGAGGCTCCCCGACCGGGACTTCCTGAGTCGTGTCAGCGCCCGGGAACGCTGCCCAGTTTGCTTTGTGGGCACCATCACGGGAGACAGGAGG ATAGTGCTGGTGGATGATCGGGAGTGTCCTATGGGAAGAGATGGCCAGGGGGATGCCCCCCCAACACCTCCCCCGACCCCTGTGGACCTGGATCTGGACTGGGTGCTGGGCAAGATGCCCCGGAAG GAGTTCTTCCTCCAGAGGAGTCTCCCCGTGCTGCGGCCCCTGGCCTTGCCCCCAGGGCTGAGCGTGCGCCAGGCCCTGGCGCGGGTCCTCAGGCTGCCTGCGGTGGCCAGCAAGCGCTACCTCACCAGCAAG GTGGACCGCTCCGTGGGCGGCCTGGTGGCACAGCAGCAGTGTGTGGGACCCCTGCAGACCCCTCTGGCAGACGTGGCGGTGGTGGCACTGAGTCACCAGGAGCTTGTAGGGGCTGCCACAGCCCTGGGAGAGCAGCCCGTCAAGAGCCTGCTGGACCCCAAGGTTGCTGCCCGGCTGGCTGTGGCCGAAGCCCTCACCAACCTGGTGTTTGCTCTGGTCACCGACCTCCGG GACGTGAAATGCAGCGGGAACTGGATGTGGGCGGCCAAGCTCCCGGGGGAGGGCGCGGCTCTGGCCGACGCCTGTGGGGCTGTGGCAGCCGTGATGGCGGCCCTGGGTGTGGCAGTGGATGGTGGCAAGGACTCCCTCAGCATGGCCGCCCGGGTTGGCGCTGAGACCGTGCGGGCTCCTG GGTCGCTGGTCATCTCAGCCTATGCTGTCTGTCCAGACATTACAGCCACTGTGACCCCAGACCTCAAGTGTCCCGGAGGGAGAG GCCACCTGCTCTACGTGCCTCTGAGTCCTGGGCGCCATCGGCTCGGGGGCACAGCTCTGGCCCAGTGCTTCTCCCAGCTCGGCGAGCAGCCTCCCGATCTGGACCTTCCCGAGAACTTGGTGCGAGCCTTCGGCATCACCCAGGGGCTGCTGAAAG ACCGCCTCCTCTGCTCAGGCCACGATGTCAGTGATGGAGGTCTCATCACCTGCCTGCTAGAGATGGCCTTTGCTGGGAATTGTGGGATAGAGGTGGCCGTCCCTGCCACTGGGGTCAATG CGCTGCCTGTACTGTTCGCTGAGGAGCCAGGCTTGGTGCTGGAGGTGCAAGAGCCAGACCTGGCCCAAGTGCTGACACGTTACCGGGAGGCTGGCCTCCACTGCCTGGAGCTGGGCCGCACGGGCAGCACCGGGCCCCACGCCATG GTCCGGGTATCAGTGAACGGGGCTGTCGTTCTGGAGGAGCCCGTTGGGCAGCTACGAGCCCTCTGGGAGGAGACCAGTTTCCAGCTGGATCGGCTGCAGGCAGAGCCCCACTGTGTGGCCCAGGAAGAAGGGGGGCTGAGGGAGCGGACGGGGCCCACCTACTGCCTGCCCCCCACCTTTCCCACAGCTTCCGTGCCTCATGAGCCTG GTGGCCCCGCCCCCCGCGTTGCCATCTTTCGAGAAGAAGGCAGTAACGGAGACCGGGAGATGGCCGATGCCTTCCACTTGGCTGGGTTTGAG GTTTGGGACGTGACCATGCAGGACCTCTGCTCTGGAGCCGTCAGGCTGGACACGTTCCAAGGCATGGCCTTCGTGGGCGGCTTCAGCTACGCGGACGTCCTGGGCTCTGCCAAAG GGTGGGCAGCCGCTGTGACCTTTAACCCCCAGGCCGGGGCTGAGCTGAGGCGCTTCCGGCAGCGGCCAGACACCTTCAGCCTGGGCGTGTGTAACGGCTGCCAGCTGCTGGCCCTGCTGGGCTGGGTGGGAGGCAGTCCTGGTGACGAGGCGGCAGAGATGGGCCACGAGTCCTGgccggcccggcccggcctccTGCTGCGCCACAACCGGTCTGGGCGCTTCGAGTCGCGCTGGGCCAGCGTGCGAGTGGGGCCCGGGCCGGCCCTGATGCTGCGAGGGATGGAGGGTGCCGTGCTGCCCGTCTGGAGCGCCCACGGGGAAG GTTACATGGCATTTTCTTCCCCGGAACTCCAAGCCCAGATTGAGGCCAGGGGCTTGGCTCCGCTGCACTGGGCAGACGATGACGGCAACCCCACGGAACAGTACCCCCTGAATCCCAACGGGTCCCCAGGGGGCATGGCTGGCATCTGCTCCCCCGATGGCCGCCACCTGGCTCTCATGCCTCACCCTGAGCGGTCTGTGAGGCCTTGGCAGTGGGCGTGGCGACCCCCTCCGTTTGACACTATGACCACCTCCCCCTGGCTCCAGCTCTTCATCAATGCCCGAAACTGGACCCGGGAAGGAGGCTGCTGA